ATTACGTATTCGCCGGGTTCGACTTTCCATTCACGGCTTGCGTCCCAAATCGCTAGGTCGGATTGTTTGATATGCAATTCAACGCGGCGCGATTCGCCTGCTTGCAGATGCACGCGGGAAAAGGCTTTCAACTCCTTCACCGGCGTGGCTACCGGCGCGACCGTGAGCCGCACATAGGCTTGCGCGACTTCATCGCCGTCACGCGTGCCGGTATTTTTTAGATCGAATGACACAATTAGGTCGTCGGTCGAACTGGACGGGGTGGTTACTTTTAAGTTGTCATACTTGAAGGTGGTGTAACTCAAGCCGTGTCCAAAAACAAATTGTGGCGCATCGTTTCCATCCACATAACCATTTCCCTTGGACGGAAAATGATTGTAGTAAACAGGCAGTTGGCCAATGCGTTTGGGGAAGGAAACGGACAAGCGACCAGCGGGATTGTTATCGCCGAATAATGTCTCAACAATAGCGCGGCCACCCAGTTCACCGGCGTACCAGGTTTCAAGAATCGCGGGCACATGTTCGGCGGCCCAGGGAATGGTCAACGCGCGCCCATTCTGCAAAACCAATACGACGGGCACACCGGTTTTTACGACGGCTTCGAGCAAGGCTTCCTGATTTCCCGGCAATCCGATTTCGGAACGATCAAAGCCTTCGCCCGAGATTCCTTTCTTTTCGCCGAGGCCAAGGATGATGACTTCCGCCCCGCGGGCATTGGTGACTGCGGCTTCGATGTCTTCGCCGTCCGCAAAAGTCACTTGAGTTTGGGACGAAACTTTTTTCCGAAGTTCGTTTAACATGCCGTGCTCGCGGCCATCGGTGGATTCATCGGCGTAATCGCCGAGCCGCGCCCAATCGGCGTTCGGCCCGATGACCGCGATGTGTTGCAAATTGGTTTTGAGCGGGAGTAATTGATTTTGATTTTTGAGCAGGCACATGGATTGACGCGCGACTTCGAGAGAAAGGTCCAAATGTTCCGGTGAGCGGCGCACTTTGGCATCCAGGGATTCGTCAATGAACGGATGATCAAAAAGGCCGAGCAAAAGTTTCACCCGCAGAATGCGCGAGACGGCGGCATCCAATGTGGCCGCCGAAATCTGCCCGTTCTTCACGCCCTCGATGATTCCGCCTTCCCAGACATCGTGATCGAAATCGAAAAACTGCATATCCACGCCGGAATTGAGCGTGAGCCAAACAGCTTCGCGCGGCGAAGCCACGACATGATGCGTGTCATACAACCGGCGAATCGCGCCGAGGTCGGACAACACGAAGCCCTTGAAACCCCATTCGCCGCGCAAGACGGTGTTCAGCAGCCAGGGATTTCCCGTGCAAGGCACGCCATCAATATCATGATACGCGGCCATCACCGCGAGCGCGCCGCCTTCGCGAAAAACGGGCTCGAAGGATTTCAACATAATCGTGCGCACTTCACGTTCACCGGCGTGAACGGGCGAACTGTTCAAACCGCTTTCCGGCGAACCGTGCGCGGCGAAATGTTTGGGCTCGGCGATGACGTTGTGGTCGGTGGCGAGAGAATCACCTTGCATGCCGCGCACGTAGGCGAGGCCGATTTGACCGCTCAAAAATGGATCTTCACCAAAGTCCTCCTCCACGCGGCCCCAGCGGGGATCGCGAGCGATGTCGAGCACCGGACCGAGAATCATATCCACGCCGTTCGCACGCGCTTCCGCCGCGATGGCCGCGCCAATTTTTTCGGCAAGAGCAGGATTCCAAGTGGTGGCGAGATTCACACTGTGGGGAAAGACGGTTTCGTTTTCGCCCATGTAACCGTGCAAGCCTTCCTCGATGAACAGCGCGGGAATGTGCCAGCGATTGTGTTCGATGACCCACGCCTGCATTTGATTATAAAGCTTCGCGTGCGGATAGGCGTCGTGGATGGAACCCACGCCAAGATTGCCGAGGATTTTTTCACCGACTTGCGGGCGAAAATCGGCATCCGCTTTGGCGTGCGTGCGGTCGAATTTTTGATCAGCGTCGAGCAAACTGTCCGAGCCGGAAAACATGTCCAACTGGCGGGCTTTTTCTTCGAGACTCATGCGTCCAAGCAGGTCTTTGATACGTTCTTCCACTGGGACATCGGCGCGTTGATACAGGAAGTTCGTGCCAGTGGTTTGAGCCGGCATAGTCAAAGCGCTGGAAATCAAAACCAACCCCGGCAAAACGAATGGGCAAAATTTCATCATATATTTTTGGGCATGCGTGAGAGGCACACTAACCAACTGGCGAGCCCGAGCCCATCCCCGAAAGCGGGGATAAATAAAGGTCATCCCCTAAAATGGGGATGCCAGAAAGGCTTGCATGTGCTATGTTTGCGCTACAAATGATTCACCTTTCCGGATTTGCAACCACGCATCTTTGCGCTCGCGTGGTTTTTGCATTGAAGGCAATGTAAAAGAAAGCCGATGAAATATTCTTCAGAGATTCTTCCCCCCCAAATATTCATGCTCATTTATCGCCGACTGGCTAACTCAGTTAGTTTTTTGCTGCCAGTTGTGCTCTTGGTTGCGTGCACCGTTTTCGGTGTTGCATCGGCGCAAGCTGTGGGTACGGCGACACAGTTGGCCTGGACGACTCCGCCCGCCCACGTCACCAACGGATTGGTTTTTGGCACAAGCCCGGTACTGAAAACGACCGATGCTTCGGGCAATCCCAGCACAGTCGGGCTGCCTGCGAATAAATTTATCCAAATCGCGCTTTATTCGGGAAGCGGGGCATTGAGCGGCACACTGATTACCAATATCGGCACGGCGGGGGCGAATGGTGTGGCGACGTTCACCAATCTTTCCATTTCAGTGGCGGGACCGGCGCAACTGGTAGCGTTTGACATCGGTGCGGGGAATTTGCCCACGAATATTTCCGCCGGGGCGAATTGCCAGCTTTGGCTGGACGCGGCGGACATGACGACGATGACGGTGAACGGTTCGACGCTCTCAGTTTGGAAAGATAAAAGTGGGCATAACAATAATGCCACCGGAGGAGTTTCGCCGATGGTGGCGACCGATAGCCTGCTCGCGCAGACTTCATCGGGCTTGAGCCAGGTGGTTCGCTTTAACGGCGCCAATACCTACCTTGGCATGAACCTGAGCAGCCTGAGAGGTTCGCCGTACACGATCATCGCGATCGAGGTGGCGACGCAAAAAAATAACGACAGCAGCTATTTCATCGGCAACACCGGCGGTGACAGCACGGACCTCACCTTGCACATCGGTTACAACTCGCCCACCGAATGGCGCTGGGGCCAATACGGGGATGACTTGAATTACGATACGAACTTCACCTTTCCCGCAATTCGCACCTCGACGGAACGGATCACTTCGTCGCGCGCGGAAACCTTTTTCATCAATTCAGCGCAGGTCGGTTCGCGCACGGCGCAAGGTTTGTTGACCGGCACGGCGTTGGGCGAAGGCACGCTGGGGAGTGCGCTGGGCGGGGCTTATTATATGGGCGACCTGGCGGAGATCATGGTTTTCAACACGGCGTTGAGCGATGCCGACCGGCAGACCATGGAGACGTATCTCTCGACCAAGTGGTCGAACGGCTATTCGAGCGCGGTGACGGGAAACTTCACCGTGCTCCTGACGAATGGCCTAGTGCCGCTGTCTCAAGTGGTGGGCATCTATCGGCAGCTTTGGACGAATCTGAATGCCAATATCGGATCGAGCCTTTCCGTGCTGACCAATACGTCGCTCAATCCGTTTTGGCCGAACAATCCAACGGCTGCGTTCACGAAGGTATTTACCAATTTTGAAACCGAAGTGAATACCGGCATGAATAATTATGGCGAGCGCCTCCGCACGTTCGTTATTCCGCCGACCAATGGCAATTATACTTTCTGGATTGCTAGTGACGATACATCGCAGTTGTTTCTGAGCACGGACGAAACTGCGACGAACAAAGTGCTTATCGCGCAGAACACCGGTTACACGGATTCACGGCAATGGACCAAATATCCCAGCCAGGTTTCCACGCCGATCGCGTTGCGCGCCGGATACCGTTATTATCTTGAGGCCATCATGCAGCAAGGTGGCGGCGGCGATAATCTCGCGGTGCGGTGGCAGTTGCCAAATGGCCAGATTGAAGAGCCGCTGAGCGCAACGAGCACGGCGGGGACGATTCTCATTCCCTGCACCGGGGTGGACACGGCGCCGGCAATTTATTCGCAGACCGGCAACGTCACCGCGCTGGAACGGACGAGTTTCAATCTGTCGGTGTTGATGGCGAACCAATCGGCGCTGACGTATCAATGGCGCCTTGGGAACGCAAATATTGTCGGCGCGAAAGGACCGATATTTTCAATTACGAATGCCTCGATTGCGACCAACAACGGGCAGGTTTATACGTGCGTGATTTCCAATTCGGCGGGCGTGATCACCAACCTGCCGATCACGCTGAATATTATCCGCGATACCAATCCTCCGGTGGTCACGCTGGCGCAAAATCTTGGTTTGAATCAAATGGCGATTTCATTCTCCAAGCCCCTCGACCCGGTGAGTTCGACGCGCACGGCGAATTATGTTTTCACCAACGGTCTCGCGGTGATAGGCGCATCGCTGGATTCCACCGCGACCATCGTTACGCTCTCGACCGCAGCGATGACCTACGGGAGCAATTATTCCATCGTCATCAATAGCGTCAAAGACCTCGATGCCACGCCAAATATTATCGCTACCAATACCACGGTGAGTTTCGTGGCGGAACCGTATTCACTGATGGACATCGGCGGTTCGGGAACGCCTTCAACCACGACTTACGTGACCAATGGCGTGGATGTCACCGCCGCCGGCAGTGACATCGGCGGAAGCACCGATCAATTCAATTTGGAGTATCAACTGCGCACGGGAAATTTCGATGTACAAACGCGCGTCGCGGGATTCACGCTGGCGGACATCTGGGCGAAGGCGGGTTTGATGGCGCGCGAGACGCTTGCACCGGGCGCACGTTTTGCGGGGACGTTTACGACACCGAGCATCAACGGCGATTTCTTCGAGTGGCGCGATCCGCTGAATTCCACGGCCAACACGACTGGAAGTTTTCCGGCGAATTATCCGAATACCTGGCTGCGGCTGAAACGCCTGGGAAATGTTTTCAGCGGTTACGGCAGTTACGACGGGCAAACGTGGACGCAGCTTGGCAGCGTAACGATTGCGATGTCCAACCAGATTTATCTCGGCTTCTCGCTGAGCAGCCACGGCACGAACGTGAACACGGCGCAATTCCTGAACGAATCGGATGTCGTGAACGCGGTGGTGGGCACGGTGGTGAACCCGCATGAAGGCATCGGCCCCAGCAGCCGCAAATCGCCGATTGCGTTTTCGGAAATCATGTACAAACCGGCGGCGCGCGCGGATGGCCGCAACCTTGAATTCATCGAAATCTATAATAGCAATCCGTATTTCCAGGACATCAGCGGTTATCAGATCACGTGCGCGGACATGAATTATACGTTCCCGCCAAACACGGTGTTGGCGGGCGGCGCGTACTTGGTTGTCGCGGCGGCGCCGGTGGACCTCACGAGCGTGTACGGGATCACAAATGTCATGGGCCCGTACCTGGGCAGTTTAAAAAAGACGGAGACGCTTGAACTGATTGATGAACACGCGGCGGTGCTTCTCACTGTCCCCTACTCCACGACTTATCCGTGGCCGACGGCGGCGGATGGAACCGGTCACTCAATCGTGCTCGCGAATGCGAGTTACGGTGAAGGCGACCCGCGCGCGTGGGACATCAGCGACATCATGGGCGGTTCGCCGGGCGCGAATGAAGCGTTTCGCCCGAGCCCGTTGCGCAATGTGGTCATCAATGAAATTCTTCCGCATACCGAGCAGCCGGGCGTGCCACAATTCGTCGAACTTTATAATCACAGTTCCAATAGCGTGGATATTTCGGGCTGCATTTTGACGGACGATCCGGCGACGAATAAATTTGTCATTCCCGCCAGCACGATCCTGCCGCCGGCTGGTTTTGTTTCGTTCACGCAATCGCAATTTGGTTTTCCGCTCAACGGCGGGGGGGCATCGCTTTATTTCATCAAGCCGGATGGGTCGCGCATTCTCGATTCAGTGGAATACGGTGCGCAAGCCGATGGTGTTTCGTACGGACGTTGGCCGGACGGCGCGAATGATTTTTATAATTTCATAAGCCGCACGCCGGGCACGAACAACAGTTCCATTCTCATCGGCGACATCGTCATCAACGAATTGATGTACGATCCCATCACGGAGAATGACGACGATCAATACGTTGAGCTTTACAACAAGGGAACCAACAATATCAACCTGGGTGGCTGGCAGTTTATCTCCGGCATCACTTATACGTTCCCGGCAAATACGATTTTGTCGGCGGGCGGTTATCTGACGGTCTCGCGCAACACCACAAACTTGTTTGCGAAATATCCCAGCCTGAGCCCGGCGAATACGGTGGGCAATTTCAGTGGAAAATTGTCGCACAATGGTGAACTGATCGCGCTGGCCATGCCTCAAACGCTCAATGGCACGACGAATATTTTGGTGATCGAAGATCAAGTCACTTATGGCACGGGCGGACGCTGGGGGCAATGGTCAGGCGGTGGTGGCAGCAGTTTGGAGTTGATTGACCCGCGCGCGAACCATCGTCTCGCGGCGAATTGGGCGGACAGCGATGACACGGCGAAAAGTGTCTGGACAGATATTGAGACGACCGGCGTGCTCGACGACGGTCAGAATTATGGCACGGCGATTGACTACGCGCAGATTGGCATCCTCGATTCCGGTGAATGTCTTGTTGACAATATCGAAGTGGATTTCAACGGCGCGAATTACGTGACGAATTCCGACTTTGAAACCGGCGGGACGAATGGCTGGAGTTTCCAGGGTTGCTTCACGCGTTCGAGCCTTGAAAATACCGGTTACAACAGCGCCCACTCATTGCATTTGCGCAGCAGCGATCACGTTTGGACGGGCGATAATTCGTGCCAGGTAGCACTGAACAATCTGAGTCTGCAATCGGGTCAAACGGTGACGCTGCGTTTCAAGGCGAAGTGGTTGCACGGGTGGCCAGAGGCTTTGTTGCGTTTGCACGGCAACTGGCTTGAGGCCGCGGGCACGATGACGGTTCCACCGAATCTCGGCACGCCCGGCCAACCCAACAGCCGTTACGTCACGAACGCGGGGCCAGCGATTTATTCCGTCACGCACACGCCGACACTTCCGGCCGCAAGCCAGCCGGTCGTGGTCACCGCTTCCGTTCACGATCCTGACGGCCTGGTGGCGATGACACTTTTTTATCGTCTCGATCCCGCGACGAGTTACACGCCGGTGGCGATGAAGGATAATGGCACAGGCGGCGACGCAGTGGCAGGCGATGGCATTTATAGCGCGACGATTCCGGGACAGAACAGTGGGCAGCTTGTGGCTTTTTATATTTCCGCGACCGATACCAAGGTTGCCTCGACGCGTTTCCCGCCATTGATTTCGGACAACGCGCCGGTGCGCGAGGGACTCATTCTGTTTGGTGACAGCGATGCGCCCGGCAGTTTCAGCACGTATCATTTGTGGATTTCCAGCACCAACGTCACGCGCTGGGCGAATCTCTCCGACCTGAGCAACGAAGAAATGGACGGCACGTTCGTTTACGGCAAACGCGTGGTTTATAATATGGCGGGACGCTTCGCGGGCAGTCCGTATCACCAGGATTTTGATACGCCGGTGGGCGGACTGTGCCATTACAAATGGAGTTTCCCTGATGATGATCAATTCCTTGGCACGACTGATTTCAACAAGATTCATCAGCCGGGAAATTTTGCCGGCGACGATGCCTCGCTGCAACGCGAGCAACTGGCGAATTTTTTCCTGCGCGCGCTCGGCGTACCCTGGCTGAATCGCCGCTATATCGTGGTCAATGTGAATGGGAATCGCCGCGGCACGTTGATGGAGGATGCGCAATGTCCTGGCGGCGACGTGGTGAAGGAGCATTATCCCAACGACTCGGACGGTTATCTCTACAAGATGCAGCCGTGGTTTGAATTCGCGCCGTTCCCGACCGGGTCGAGCATCGGTTTTAACAATCAATCGTGGTGCAATATCGAATCCTATTTGACGACCGGCAACGCAAAGAAAATTGCGCGCTATCGCTACATGTTCTTGAGCCGCCGCACACCGGATTCGGAAAGCAATTTCACCAACGTCTTCAATTTGATTGATGCGGCCAATTCGTCGAGTTCGCCCAATTACGTGGCGAACCTCGAAGGCCAGGCGGACATGGAAAATTGGATGCGCGTGTTTGCGGCCAATCATGCGGCGGGAAATTGGGATTCATTCGGGTCCAGTTCGGGACAGAATTTGTACGGCTACGTCGGCACCCAGGGCACAAAATATTCGCTGCACATGTGGGACTTCAATCTGGTGTTCGGCGACAGCGGTTCATGGAATCCGGGAGAAAATCTGTTCACATTCAACGGCGAAGACCCGAACATCCAAACCATTTTTAGCAATCCGACGTTTCAGCGCATGTATTGGCGCGCGCTGGGAGAGCTGGTCAATGGACCGATGGATCTTTCTGTGAGCGGGCCAATGTTGCTGGCCAAGTATAATGTTTTTGTGGCCAACGGCCTTTCGGTGGAAGATCCGCGGACGGCGCTCGAAGGTTTTGTTTCGACGGCGCAGAGCAGCATCGCGAACCAGCTTGCGTCGGTGAATGCTACGGCGTTTTCGGTGACGACGCCGGTGGTCACGAGCAATAATATTGCCTATGTCAGCGGCATCGCGCCGGTGGATGTTTCGGATATATGGATCAATGGCGTGGAATATCCAGTGAACTGGACTTCGCTCACGGGTTGGACGATTCCGATTCCGCTCACTGCGGGAAATAATACACTAAATATCACGGGCGTGGATCACAACGGCCAGCCCATCGCCGGTGACACCAACACGGTCAATGTAAATTTCAGTGGCACCACAGTTTCGCCGGTGGGACACAT
This portion of the Verrucomicrobiia bacterium genome encodes:
- a CDS encoding glycoside hydrolase family 3 N-terminal domain-containing protein, with translation MMKFCPFVLPGLVLISSALTMPAQTTGTNFLYQRADVPVEERIKDLLGRMSLEEKARQLDMFSGSDSLLDADQKFDRTHAKADADFRPQVGEKILGNLGVGSIHDAYPHAKLYNQMQAWVIEHNRWHIPALFIEEGLHGYMGENETVFPHSVNLATTWNPALAEKIGAAIAAEARANGVDMILGPVLDIARDPRWGRVEEDFGEDPFLSGQIGLAYVRGMQGDSLATDHNVIAEPKHFAAHGSPESGLNSSPVHAGEREVRTIMLKSFEPVFREGGALAVMAAYHDIDGVPCTGNPWLLNTVLRGEWGFKGFVLSDLGAIRRLYDTHHVVASPREAVWLTLNSGVDMQFFDFDHDVWEGGIIEGVKNGQISAATLDAAVSRILRVKLLLGLFDHPFIDESLDAKVRRSPEHLDLSLEVARQSMCLLKNQNQLLPLKTNLQHIAVIGPNADWARLGDYADESTDGREHGMLNELRKKVSSQTQVTFADGEDIEAAVTNARGAEVIILGLGEKKGISGEGFDRSEIGLPGNQEALLEAVVKTGVPVVLVLQNGRALTIPWAAEHVPAILETWYAGELGGRAIVETLFGDNNPAGRLSVSFPKRIGQLPVYYNHFPSKGNGYVDGNDAPQFVFGHGLSYTTFKYDNLKVTTPSSSTDDLIVSFDLKNTGTRDGDEVAQAYVRLTVAPVATPVKELKAFSRVHLQAGESRRVELHIKQSDLAIWDASREWKVEPGEYVMMVGGSSNGGMTSHFKLSQGANR
- a CDS encoding lamin tail domain-containing protein, producing the protein MGTATQLAWTTPPAHVTNGLVFGTSPVLKTTDASGNPSTVGLPANKFIQIALYSGSGALSGTLITNIGTAGANGVATFTNLSISVAGPAQLVAFDIGAGNLPTNISAGANCQLWLDAADMTTMTVNGSTLSVWKDKSGHNNNATGGVSPMVATDSLLAQTSSGLSQVVRFNGANTYLGMNLSSLRGSPYTIIAIEVATQKNNDSSYFIGNTGGDSTDLTLHIGYNSPTEWRWGQYGDDLNYDTNFTFPAIRTSTERITSSRAETFFINSAQVGSRTAQGLLTGTALGEGTLGSALGGAYYMGDLAEIMVFNTALSDADRQTMETYLSTKWSNGYSSAVTGNFTVLLTNGLVPLSQVVGIYRQLWTNLNANIGSSLSVLTNTSLNPFWPNNPTAAFTKVFTNFETEVNTGMNNYGERLRTFVIPPTNGNYTFWIASDDTSQLFLSTDETATNKVLIAQNTGYTDSRQWTKYPSQVSTPIALRAGYRYYLEAIMQQGGGGDNLAVRWQLPNGQIEEPLSATSTAGTILIPCTGVDTAPAIYSQTGNVTALERTSFNLSVLMANQSALTYQWRLGNANIVGAKGPIFSITNASIATNNGQVYTCVISNSAGVITNLPITLNIIRDTNPPVVTLAQNLGLNQMAISFSKPLDPVSSTRTANYVFTNGLAVIGASLDSTATIVTLSTAAMTYGSNYSIVINSVKDLDATPNIIATNTTVSFVAEPYSLMDIGGSGTPSTTTYVTNGVDVTAAGSDIGGSTDQFNLEYQLRTGNFDVQTRVAGFTLADIWAKAGLMARETLAPGARFAGTFTTPSINGDFFEWRDPLNSTANTTGSFPANYPNTWLRLKRLGNVFSGYGSYDGQTWTQLGSVTIAMSNQIYLGFSLSSHGTNVNTAQFLNESDVVNAVVGTVVNPHEGIGPSSRKSPIAFSEIMYKPAARADGRNLEFIEIYNSNPYFQDISGYQITCADMNYTFPPNTVLAGGAYLVVAAAPVDLTSVYGITNVMGPYLGSLKKTETLELIDEHAAVLLTVPYSTTYPWPTAADGTGHSIVLANASYGEGDPRAWDISDIMGGSPGANEAFRPSPLRNVVINEILPHTEQPGVPQFVELYNHSSNSVDISGCILTDDPATNKFVIPASTILPPAGFVSFTQSQFGFPLNGGGASLYFIKPDGSRILDSVEYGAQADGVSYGRWPDGANDFYNFISRTPGTNNSSILIGDIVINELMYDPITENDDDQYVELYNKGTNNINLGGWQFISGITYTFPANTILSAGGYLTVSRNTTNLFAKYPSLSPANTVGNFSGKLSHNGELIALAMPQTLNGTTNILVIEDQVTYGTGGRWGQWSGGGGSSLELIDPRANHRLAANWADSDDTAKSVWTDIETTGVLDDGQNYGTAIDYAQIGILDSGECLVDNIEVDFNGANYVTNSDFETGGTNGWSFQGCFTRSSLENTGYNSAHSLHLRSSDHVWTGDNSCQVALNNLSLQSGQTVTLRFKAKWLHGWPEALLRLHGNWLEAAGTMTVPPNLGTPGQPNSRYVTNAGPAIYSVTHTPTLPAASQPVVVTASVHDPDGLVAMTLFYRLDPATSYTPVAMKDNGTGGDAVAGDGIYSATIPGQNSGQLVAFYISATDTKVASTRFPPLISDNAPVREGLILFGDSDAPGSFSTYHLWISSTNVTRWANLSDLSNEEMDGTFVYGKRVVYNMAGRFAGSPYHQDFDTPVGGLCHYKWSFPDDDQFLGTTDFNKIHQPGNFAGDDASLQREQLANFFLRALGVPWLNRRYIVVNVNGNRRGTLMEDAQCPGGDVVKEHYPNDSDGYLYKMQPWFEFAPFPTGSSIGFNNQSWCNIESYLTTGNAKKIARYRYMFLSRRTPDSESNFTNVFNLIDAANSSSSPNYVANLEGQADMENWMRVFAANHAAGNWDSFGSSSGQNLYGYVGTQGTKYSLHMWDFNLVFGDSGSWNPGENLFTFNGEDPNIQTIFSNPTFQRMYWRALGELVNGPMDLSVSGPMLLAKYNVFVANGLSVEDPRTALEGFVSTAQSSIANQLASVNATAFSVTTPVVTSNNIAYVSGIAPVDVSDIWINGVEYPVNWTSLTGWTIPIPLTAGNNTLNITGVDHNGQPIAGDTNTVNVNFSGTTVSPVGHIFINEVMAQPSVSGGQYVELYNNSTNVAFDLSGWQLQGLNYTFPTGSLIGATNFVVLAANRDVFANTYGASIPVLDTFTTALLPGQTLSLIQPGIGSNIVVAELRYDNRLPWPTNAVGASLQLIDAKQDNWRVANWAVKTSGSVATPGAINSVAAVLPIFQTLWLNEIEPGNLAGITNSAGQRTAWIELYNPTTNTLSLSGLYLANTYTNLFQSALPTTGVIKPGEFKIIFADGLTNLSTTNEPHTSFVLSNSTGSLALSRNIGGQAQVLDYLDYTNVPVNDSYGSSPDGQSFVRQLFFNPTPRSANADALPPAPSAVSYAVPGSIYSQDFNALPNPGATSVNSANPVTVNGVTYSLANPFDFAFPVTATGGGGLGLQTMAGWYGLADPTASVGTRLGATDGDQTTGGQNSFGSPNSNNRALGLLATSTTGYTAFGLKLVNDTGETLKYVNLQYTGELWRQSDTPKTVEFYYYLDPTAAAAFSTNTTGFIPAMNVVFPTLPADKGGDPVIGTDAANQTNLAFTNQFITWPANAALWLVWEMPDSSGKAQGMGIDNLSFSATAAPVAPPPGLNFSIQSGNKMVLSFPTLIGPTYQIESSTNLGSGVWTPVGASFTGIGGSVQQTNLIQSLDQTYYRLKMIP